The DNA window cgttttcacccctcaatgtatttggccccttaaaacacttagctacctgtaaatgatgttttagtgatctaagatatagtcactgaaacaagagctcatccatttacatctatttatctaagctcgaagggaatcatcacttgacttctatacaccagtaaaagctataaatttcatatttatgttcagcgctcccactcagtcatactatcatgttcccaaaatatacgtatcaccctgacccaaaagtaggcttaactaataaatcgaagaacatgaatagcactcctgtgattgagcctaagcatatcaggatttatattcttttaatctaagatcaactagtgatattgacttgaaaagatacaacggtaagtttataatattttaactaagttcaatatcggtccagtccaatgtatactccatacatttgaaaccagtatactttaccaatgtcctggaaacaacataacacttactccaagtgtaagtatacttcatcgctgattatcacatcaatgtaaatccaaaacactgatgaaacaaggacttagtcttttgaatcatataatcacaatcacattccactgtgttgacaatattgtaattttgaatagatatatgatctggacttaactgattttgtgcatatattaaatatatatatagatataaaccataaacatgaaaaatacatgttaacataaatcccttcaaatctcttaaattgatgactcatcagattgtaatgggttttatttagggcacaaaacccaacagtttgaGGAATATTTCAACTCTTTGTTCATGAAGTTCTAAATATGGTGTTGGATTCGGTTCAACCTAGGGTAACTAATGAGCTCAATGATGTGTTAATGGGACCTTTTGCTGAAGCTGATGTTTGAATTGCACTGTTTCAAATGCTTCAGCTAAGAGCCCGGGTAAGGATGGTATGAATGCTGGTTTCTATCAAAACATTTGGGACATTGTTGGAACTGATGTGTGTAAGGCTTATTTGGGTTTTATTGATGGGTCGGCCTTCGCTTCTTCTATCAATGAAACCATTATTACTTTGATTCCTAAGGTCAAATCTCCTAACCTCACTAGTGAATTTCGGCCAATCAGCCTCTGTAAGGTGTTGTATAAAATTACTGTTAAGAGGATTACTAATCGATTGCGGGAGGTTCTTAGGGGTGTTATTTCAGAGGAGCAAAGTGCGTTCATATCGGGGCGCTTGATAACTGATAATGCAATGATTGGTTTTGAGTGTCTCAATGCTATTAAAAGGCACAAGAGGGGAAGGAAAGAGTTTCTAACATACAAGGTTGATATGGCTAAGGCTTATGACAAGGTCGACTGGTCTTTCCTGTGCAGTATGTTGATTAAACTCGGGTTtcacctgttgggttttgtgccctaaataaaacccatttcaatataatcagatttactaattaataaagatcagaaatcattttatgttgcatggttcac is part of the Cannabis sativa cultivar Pink pepper isolate KNU-18-1 chromosome 5, ASM2916894v1, whole genome shotgun sequence genome and encodes:
- the LOC133038189 gene encoding uncharacterized protein LOC133038189; the encoded protein is MNGFCNALAKCGLPDMGYEGARFTWCNKHTNGSFLQERLDRMKIKGVSGVHGMVFKRTREAIRKKKKELQVLESNLNDSNWLYCKKLEKELDVLLYKDEKYWFSHAKNSWLKLGDKNSAFFHQSATHRKKKNVIGGIFDKNNVWVESPPKSPGKDGMNAGFYQNIWDIVGTDVCKAYLGFIDGSAFASSINETIITLIPKVKSPNLTSEFRPISLCKVLYKITVKRITNRLREVLRGVISEEQSAFISGRLITDNAMIGFECLNAIKRHKRGRKEFLTYKVDMAKAYDKVDWSFLCSMLIKLGFHLLGFVP